From a region of the Halolamina sp. CBA1230 genome:
- a CDS encoding PotD/PotF family extracellular solute-binding protein, with protein MAHDKSDHTNRTGTDGRTVDRRTYLAAAGAAGLTATAGCIGPLGGSGGGGPLNIIVWNDYTEVQDQLEEEVGRTINMTAMTSSTKMFSKWNAGGADQFDMALPNNNLVNKFYQADLLQSISTDAIGNWGDMYEKFRNLSNQQFQYDGSMYGVPIRFGWYGISYDKEQVPESGRQTTETLWNDEYEGKIAVYDNHFKALGMAALHLGFHDAFEGETVSLSDSQLEECKQALIDQKPLLFGYLAGNPSWVKAYKQENVYAGWSGRNEIVQLQQDGVSRAGTTVAEEGGLAWYEAAIISQQSENKEAVQDLINAMLDPEIGAQLAEAGGAPTTVPGIEEHLTEEQQNMFMVDPSRMESLIPFKPMEDEQAWISAWEEVKDA; from the coding sequence ATGGCACACGACAAGAGTGACCATACCAACCGAACTGGCACCGACGGTCGGACGGTCGACCGTCGGACCTACCTGGCGGCGGCGGGTGCCGCCGGGCTCACCGCGACCGCTGGCTGTATCGGTCCGCTCGGCGGGAGCGGCGGCGGCGGCCCGCTGAACATCATCGTCTGGAACGACTACACCGAGGTGCAGGACCAACTCGAGGAGGAAGTTGGCCGGACCATCAACATGACCGCCATGACGAGTTCCACGAAGATGTTCAGCAAGTGGAACGCCGGCGGGGCCGATCAGTTCGACATGGCGCTCCCGAACAACAACCTGGTGAACAAGTTCTACCAGGCGGACCTCCTCCAGAGCATCAGCACCGACGCGATCGGCAACTGGGGGGACATGTACGAGAAGTTCCGGAACCTGTCGAACCAGCAGTTCCAGTACGACGGGTCGATGTACGGCGTCCCGATCCGGTTCGGCTGGTACGGCATCTCCTACGACAAGGAGCAGGTGCCCGAATCCGGCCGGCAGACGACCGAGACACTGTGGAACGACGAGTACGAGGGGAAGATCGCGGTCTACGACAACCACTTCAAGGCGCTCGGGATGGCGGCACTGCACCTCGGGTTCCATGACGCTTTCGAGGGCGAAACGGTGTCGCTGTCTGACTCCCAACTCGAGGAGTGCAAGCAGGCACTCATCGATCAGAAGCCGTTGCTGTTCGGCTACCTCGCCGGCAACCCCTCGTGGGTGAAGGCGTACAAGCAGGAGAACGTGTACGCGGGCTGGAGCGGCCGCAACGAGATCGTCCAACTCCAGCAGGACGGCGTCTCCCGTGCGGGGACGACCGTCGCCGAGGAGGGCGGCCTCGCGTGGTACGAGGCGGCCATCATCTCCCAACAGTCCGAGAACAAGGAAGCCGTGCAGGACCTCATCAACGCCATGCTCGACCCCGAGATCGGGGCCCAGCTGGCGGAGGCCGGGGGGGCACCGACTACCGTCCCCGGCATCGAGGAGCATCTCACCGAGGAGCAGCAGAACATGTTCATGGTCGACCCCTCGCGGATGGAGAGCCTGATCCCGTTCAAGCCAATGGAGGACGAGCAGGCCTGGATCTCCGCGTGGGAGGAAGTCAAGGACGCCTGA
- a CDS encoding ABC transporter permease, whose amino-acid sequence MSVLSIVDRETRERLMSRLRSEKRKLAVTTGPSLLWLALFLLAPVALMTALSFARVNPTTFQVIWEPNLESYRALFQGGTFTSIVLLSFKIAVVTTIITMALAFPVAYALVTRLERSFGVVIFLVLLPFFTMYIVRAYSWLLLFGDGGILNTVFRRLGLLGTTNLFPYGEAAVVVGLVHAYFPYMLLSLYASLDGVDFALVEAARDLGASRVETFVDVIFPLVLPGMIAGSLFVFVPSLGAFITPRFLGQGKILMLGMYIEQRVGALYQVDYASAASMIIVLTILILFGLSFRYIDIEDLGGV is encoded by the coding sequence ATGAGCGTTCTCTCTATCGTCGATCGGGAGACGCGGGAGCGGCTCATGTCGCGGCTCCGCTCGGAGAAGCGGAAGCTCGCAGTCACGACTGGGCCGAGCCTCCTGTGGCTCGCGCTGTTCCTGCTGGCCCCGGTCGCGCTGATGACGGCGCTGAGCTTCGCCCGCGTGAACCCGACGACGTTTCAGGTGATCTGGGAGCCGAACCTCGAGTCGTACCGCGCGCTGTTCCAGGGGGGGACGTTCACGTCGATCGTCCTGCTCTCCTTCAAGATCGCGGTCGTCACCACGATCATCACCATGGCGCTGGCGTTCCCCGTCGCCTACGCGCTGGTGACGCGGCTCGAACGGAGCTTCGGGGTGGTGATCTTCCTCGTGCTGCTGCCGTTCTTCACCATGTACATCGTCCGTGCGTACTCGTGGCTGCTGCTGTTCGGCGACGGGGGGATCCTCAACACCGTGTTCCGACGACTGGGGCTCCTCGGGACGACCAACCTGTTCCCCTACGGCGAGGCCGCGGTCGTCGTGGGGCTCGTGCACGCGTACTTCCCGTACATGCTGCTGTCGCTGTACGCGAGCCTCGACGGGGTCGACTTCGCGCTGGTCGAGGCGGCGCGTGATCTCGGCGCCAGCCGCGTCGAGACGTTCGTCGACGTCATCTTCCCGCTCGTGCTGCCGGGGATGATCGCCGGGTCGCTGTTCGTGTTCGTCCCCAGCCTCGGGGCGTTCATCACGCCGCGGTTCCTCGGCCAGGGGAAGATCCTGATGCTCGGGATGTACATCGAACAGCGCGTCGGCGCGCTGTACCAGGTCGACTACGCGAGCGCCGCGAGCATGATCATCGTGCTCACGATCCTGATCCTGTTCGGGCTGAGCTTCAGGTACATCGACATCGAGGATCTGGGGGGGGTCTGA
- a CDS encoding ABC transporter ATP-binding protein, translating to MAADQEAVTEPDGSPGEALVELDGVRKEYGDLTAVDGLDFDIRRGEFFSLVGPSGCGKTTTLRMISGFETPTEGTVYIDDTDVSGVPPNARDTNLVFQHLALFPHMTVAENVGYGLNKAGVEGSTKDERISEYLELVDLGGFEERNPTELSGGQQQRVALARALVNEPSMLLLDEPLASLDRKLRKQMQVELRTIHEKTQGSFFYVTHNQEVAMTLSDRIAVMKDGHIEQIGAPEEIYRKPATEFVADFIGDTNLFDGETVERDGETVVQVGGSDGFTVPAAGKSGDVTVSVRPEDFDFTDGVGDIDGKVVERYFQGDQTNYLVDPDGDLDDVQVVVQGREGGVERGERVSVRVVEGTPSVF from the coding sequence ATGGCCGCAGACCAGGAGGCGGTGACCGAACCGGACGGATCCCCTGGCGAGGCGCTTGTCGAACTCGACGGGGTTCGAAAGGAGTACGGCGACCTCACGGCCGTCGACGGTCTCGACTTCGATATCCGCCGGGGCGAGTTCTTCTCGCTCGTCGGACCGTCCGGCTGTGGGAAGACCACGACGCTGCGGATGATCAGCGGGTTCGAGACGCCGACCGAGGGGACCGTCTACATCGACGATACGGACGTCTCCGGCGTTCCCCCGAACGCCCGCGACACCAACCTCGTGTTCCAGCACCTGGCGCTGTTCCCGCATATGACCGTCGCCGAGAACGTCGGCTACGGGCTGAACAAGGCCGGCGTCGAGGGGTCGACGAAGGACGAGCGCATCTCGGAGTACCTCGAACTGGTCGACCTCGGGGGGTTCGAGGAGCGCAACCCGACGGAGCTGTCCGGTGGCCAGCAGCAGCGTGTCGCGCTGGCACGGGCGCTGGTCAACGAGCCGTCGATGCTGCTGCTGGACGAGCCGCTGGCCAGCCTCGACCGGAAGCTCCGCAAACAGATGCAGGTCGAACTCCGGACGATCCACGAGAAGACCCAGGGATCGTTCTTCTACGTGACGCACAACCAGGAGGTCGCGATGACGCTGAGCGACCGCATCGCGGTGATGAAGGACGGCCACATCGAGCAGATCGGCGCGCCCGAGGAGATCTACCGAAAGCCCGCGACCGAGTTCGTCGCGGACTTCATCGGGGACACCAACCTGTTCGACGGGGAGACGGTCGAGCGGGACGGCGAAACCGTCGTCCAGGTCGGCGGCAGCGATGGGTTCACGGTCCCCGCTGCCGGGAAGTCCGGCGACGTGACCGTCTCGGTCCGGCCGGAGGATTTCGACTTCACAGACGGCGTCGGCGACATCGACGGCAAGGTCGTCGAGCGGTACTTCCAGGGGGACCAGACCAACTACCTCGTCGATCCCGACGGCGATCTCGACGACGTCCAGGTCGTCGTTCAGGGGCGTGAGGGCGGCGTCGAACGCGGCGAACGCGTCTCGGTACGCGTCGTCGAGGGGACCCCCTCCGTGTTCTGA